A stretch of the Buchananella sp. 14KM1171 genome encodes the following:
- a CDS encoding HAMP domain-containing sensor histidine kinase, whose protein sequence is MRFLRGAIAALVVLFAAAGAALFFLALSPAPPPATADLNDVARRLEAAWPDLASVPAHLRQRVVIVDANGTLLTPAGPAGAAPQGAGQTVDPLWLASWSGATRPLLMPVRDRDQVVAWVFLDDSLPARHSTERLALAGSAAAALAAGALITAGSLASLHRRVIRPFRELERFATRVAAGELSAPLERDRAGAFGAWSESFDLLRSELEDARRREAAAREAQEALVAQIGHDLRTPVATISATAELLQLTEHRPEVLDRLGVLVAKSAQIDSLISDMFSAQARQIEALPVRPTGVTGQELADLVRQADHRRLATVTDFPAVLVSTDPQRLAQVLDNVIQNSYKYATTPLVVEAWLEEHALHIRLTDSGPGVAPDELGVIFARGQRGAGAAGTPGQGLGLFTCAQLMERMGGHIYASLPAAGGFAVTLTLPLA, encoded by the coding sequence GTGAGGTTCCTGCGAGGGGCAATCGCCGCGCTGGTGGTGCTGTTCGCGGCCGCCGGTGCCGCCCTCTTCTTCCTGGCGCTGAGCCCCGCCCCGCCGCCCGCCACCGCAGACCTGAACGACGTCGCCCGCCGCCTGGAGGCCGCCTGGCCCGACCTGGCTTCCGTGCCGGCGCACCTGCGCCAGCGGGTGGTCATAGTGGACGCAAACGGTACCCTGCTCACCCCCGCCGGCCCCGCCGGCGCTGCCCCGCAGGGCGCCGGCCAGACGGTAGACCCGCTCTGGCTGGCCAGCTGGAGCGGCGCCACGCGGCCGCTGCTCATGCCCGTGCGGGACCGGGACCAGGTGGTGGCGTGGGTGTTCCTGGACGACTCCCTCCCGGCGCGCCACTCGACCGAGCGCCTGGCCCTGGCGGGCAGCGCGGCCGCAGCCCTGGCCGCCGGTGCCCTCATCACCGCAGGTAGCCTGGCCTCCCTCCACCGGCGCGTGATCCGTCCCTTCCGGGAACTGGAGCGATTCGCCACCCGGGTGGCCGCCGGCGAGCTGAGCGCCCCGCTAGAGCGCGACCGCGCCGGGGCGTTTGGGGCCTGGAGTGAGAGCTTCGACCTGCTGCGAAGCGAACTGGAGGACGCGCGCCGCCGCGAGGCCGCCGCGCGCGAAGCACAGGAGGCGCTAGTGGCCCAGATCGGCCACGACCTGCGCACGCCAGTTGCCACCATCAGCGCCACCGCAGAGCTGCTGCAACTCACCGAACACCGCCCGGAGGTGCTGGACCGCCTGGGAGTCCTGGTCGCCAAGAGCGCCCAGATCGACTCACTCATCTCAGACATGTTCTCCGCCCAGGCCCGCCAGATCGAGGCGCTGCCCGTGCGCCCTACCGGCGTCACCGGCCAGGAACTAGCAGACCTCGTCCGCCAGGCCGACCACCGGCGCCTGGCCACCGTCACCGACTTCCCCGCCGTCCTGGTCAGCACCGACCCCCAGCGCCTTGCCCAGGTGCTAGACAACGTCATCCAAAACTCCTACAAGTACGCCACCACCCCGCTGGTGGTGGAAGCGTGGCTGGAAGAGCACGCCCTCCACATTCGCCTCACCGACAGCGGGCCCGGCGTCGCCCCCGACGAACTGGGCGTCATCTTTGCGCGCGGCCAGCGCGGCGCGGGCGCCGCCGGCACGCCGGGGCAGGGGCTCGGCCTGTTCACCTGCGCCCAGCTGATGGAACGGATGGGCGGCCACATCTACGCCTCCCTGCCCGCCGCCGGCGGCTTTGCCGTCACGCTCACCCTGCCCCTCGCCTAA
- a CDS encoding response regulator transcription factor: MVEALDVLLVEDEAELGAATADYLRACGLGVVHCVSAEEALGALERQAPGVVLLDVNLPGRSGFELCRQLRGRAPGPTGPAGPGQPDGSAPPGDANSPCIIFVSARASDLDQVQGLALGADDFVTKPFSLAVLVAKVRRALERRAAAPAPLPTGPGADAARLPARAAFPAATEVPGPAGDAPAATGFADAHLRVDLSTGRTYAAGRELQLTALEDRILHFLVENRGSVCGKAQIIREVWGDEYTSEGTLSVHIRRLRTRIEPNPDSPTYIHTVWGRGYLFEARP, encoded by the coding sequence ATGGTTGAAGCGCTGGACGTGTTGCTGGTCGAGGACGAGGCGGAGCTGGGCGCCGCCACCGCCGACTATCTGCGAGCCTGCGGGCTGGGCGTGGTGCACTGCGTGAGCGCGGAGGAGGCGCTTGGCGCGCTGGAGCGCCAAGCGCCGGGGGTGGTGCTGCTGGACGTGAACCTGCCGGGTCGCTCGGGTTTCGAGCTGTGCCGCCAGTTGCGCGGCCGCGCTCCCGGCCCCACCGGGCCGGCCGGCCCCGGGCAGCCCGATGGCTCGGCCCCGCCGGGCGATGCCAATTCGCCCTGCATTATCTTCGTCTCCGCCCGCGCCTCTGACCTGGACCAGGTGCAGGGCCTGGCCCTTGGAGCAGATGACTTTGTCACCAAGCCCTTTTCGTTGGCCGTCCTGGTGGCCAAGGTGCGCCGCGCGCTCGAACGGCGCGCCGCCGCGCCGGCACCGCTCCCGACCGGCCCCGGGGCCGACGCGGCCCGCCTACCGGCTCGCGCCGCCTTCCCTGCGGCCACGGAGGTGCCCGGCCCGGCCGGCGACGCTCCCGCGGCGACGGGATTTGCCGATGCCCACCTGCGCGTGGACTTGTCCACGGGCCGCACCTACGCGGCGGGCAGGGAACTGCAGCTGACCGCGCTGGAGGACCGAATCTTGCACTTCCTGGTGGAAAATCGCGGCTCGGTGTGCGGCAAGGCGCAGATCATCCGCGAGGTCTGGGGCGATGAGTACACCAGCGAGGGCACGCTCAGTGTGCACATCCGCCGCCTGCGCACCCGGATCGAACCCAACCCGGACTCCCCCACCTACATCCACACCGTGTGGGGGCGCGGCTACCTGTTCGAGGCCCGCCCGTGA
- a CDS encoding ABC transporter ATP-binding protein, which yields MDPHATHSVLVTTKLSKTFSVGGSQQHVLRNLDLHIAQGSYTVIMGPSGAGKSTLLYALSGLDRPSLGAVTLAGQDLTRLKEDALARFRRAHCGFVFQQVHLLDSLSVLENLETVGLLISRDRAAVTARARQLLERVNIPERDWSKFPAMLSGGEAQRVAIARALMNRPAVVFADEPTGQLNSEHAAAVLDLLDDVHSTGQTIVMVTHDVRTASRAERVLYLRDGKVAGECALTGTGAERTAALTGFLTGMGW from the coding sequence ATGGACCCCCACGCCACCCACTCGGTGCTAGTCACAACCAAGCTCTCCAAGACCTTCTCCGTCGGAGGCAGCCAGCAGCACGTCCTGCGCAACCTGGACCTCCACATCGCCCAAGGCTCCTACACGGTCATCATGGGCCCCTCCGGCGCCGGCAAGTCCACACTGCTCTACGCCCTGTCCGGCCTGGACCGGCCCAGCCTGGGCGCCGTCACCCTGGCCGGCCAGGACCTCACTCGCCTGAAGGAGGACGCCCTGGCCAGGTTCCGGCGCGCCCACTGCGGCTTCGTCTTCCAACAGGTCCACCTGCTCGACTCGCTCAGCGTGCTGGAGAACCTGGAGACCGTCGGCCTGCTGATCAGCCGCGATCGCGCCGCCGTCACCGCGCGCGCCCGCCAGCTCCTGGAGCGCGTCAACATCCCCGAGCGCGACTGGTCCAAGTTCCCCGCCATGCTCTCCGGCGGCGAGGCCCAGCGCGTGGCCATCGCCCGCGCCCTCATGAACAGGCCGGCCGTCGTGTTCGCCGACGAGCCCACCGGCCAGCTCAACTCCGAACACGCCGCCGCCGTGCTGGACCTGCTGGACGACGTCCACTCAACCGGGCAGACCATCGTGATGGTCACCCACGACGTGCGCACCGCCTCCCGCGCCGAGCGCGTCCTCTACCTGCGCGACGGCAAGGTGGCCGGAGAGTGCGCGCTCACCGGTACCGGCGCCGAGCGCACCGCCGCCCTGACCGGCTTCCTCACCGGAATGGGGTGGTGA
- a CDS encoding M3 family metallopeptidase yields MTNPLAQPSPLPYELPQFELLTPELMEASIVEGMEIERAEWEQIATSTEPATVENTVEALERAGELLTRANAVFWNLAGAVGGAAYDEAELRLAPLLAAHTDAYLLDERLYERIKSVDLSAADAETKQWVSEQLREFERGGIALSAADKDVLRGLNAQLAGLEAEYQQKVVAGLKESAVELSAAEVETLDESARAALAATAAEAGHGEFLTSMDNPTVQAIVASLPSAQARARVHAASISRGASGEADTRELVLKIVRLRDQAAKLLGFANHAALAVDEEGARTTKNVMGLLGQLVEPARTKLRAERAELAKVLAKAGEIDGVEAFALSDWARAETLARKERFELNDDVLRSYFELGSVIENGVFYAANLLYGLSFERREDLKGWADDVIVWEVKDEAGNGIGLFLGDFYTRDGKAGGAWMNNLVEQSHLEGTYPVVVNCQNIARPGEGQPTLLTFDEVTTAFHEFGHALNGLLSNCKYASLAGANTSRDFVELPSQFNENWATHPRVLANYARHIDTGEVLPAELVERLTAMAQFGQGYATSEYLAASLLDQGWHQLEMDQLPVDAEGVLAKEDELLRQAGFDPSEVVARYRTTYFPHTFAGGYDARYWAYIWAEVLATDAVAWFRSEGEIDGDGGLNREAGRRFAAEVLSRGNTRPTQESYRAFAGRDAEVKHLLAKRGLA; encoded by the coding sequence ATGACTAACCCGTTGGCGCAGCCTTCCCCGCTGCCCTACGAGCTGCCGCAGTTCGAGCTGCTCACGCCGGAGCTGATGGAGGCCTCCATCGTGGAGGGCATGGAAATCGAGCGGGCCGAGTGGGAGCAGATCGCCACCAGCACGGAGCCGGCCACCGTGGAGAACACGGTGGAGGCGCTGGAGCGCGCCGGTGAGCTGCTGACCCGCGCGAACGCGGTGTTCTGGAACCTGGCCGGCGCGGTGGGCGGTGCGGCCTACGACGAGGCCGAGCTGCGCCTGGCGCCGCTGCTGGCGGCGCACACGGACGCCTACCTGCTGGACGAGCGCCTGTACGAGCGCATCAAGTCTGTGGACCTGAGCGCGGCGGACGCGGAGACCAAGCAGTGGGTCAGCGAGCAGCTGCGCGAGTTCGAGCGCGGCGGAATCGCCCTGAGCGCCGCAGACAAGGACGTGCTGCGCGGCCTGAACGCGCAGCTGGCGGGCCTGGAGGCCGAGTACCAGCAGAAGGTGGTGGCGGGCCTGAAGGAGTCGGCCGTTGAGCTGAGCGCGGCGGAGGTAGAGACGCTGGATGAGTCGGCGCGCGCCGCCCTGGCGGCCACCGCCGCAGAGGCGGGCCACGGGGAGTTCCTCACCAGCATGGACAACCCGACGGTGCAGGCGATCGTCGCCTCCCTGCCGAGCGCGCAGGCCCGCGCCCGCGTGCACGCCGCCTCCATCTCCCGGGGCGCGAGCGGTGAGGCGGACACGCGCGAGCTGGTGCTCAAGATCGTGCGCTTGCGCGACCAGGCGGCCAAGCTCCTGGGCTTTGCCAACCACGCCGCCCTGGCGGTGGACGAGGAGGGCGCCCGCACCACAAAGAACGTGATGGGGCTGCTCGGCCAGCTGGTGGAGCCGGCCCGCACCAAGCTGCGCGCGGAGCGGGCCGAGCTGGCCAAGGTGCTCGCCAAGGCCGGCGAGATCGACGGCGTGGAGGCCTTCGCCCTGTCCGACTGGGCGCGCGCCGAGACCCTGGCCCGCAAGGAGCGCTTCGAGCTGAACGACGACGTGCTGCGCTCCTACTTCGAGCTGGGCAGCGTGATCGAGAACGGCGTGTTCTACGCCGCCAACCTGCTTTACGGCCTGTCCTTCGAGCGCCGCGAGGACCTGAAGGGCTGGGCGGACGACGTGATCGTCTGGGAGGTGAAGGACGAGGCCGGCAACGGCATCGGCCTGTTCCTGGGCGACTTCTACACGCGCGACGGCAAGGCCGGCGGGGCGTGGATGAACAACCTGGTGGAGCAGTCCCACCTGGAGGGCACCTACCCGGTGGTGGTCAACTGCCAGAACATCGCCCGCCCGGGCGAGGGCCAGCCCACACTGCTGACCTTCGACGAGGTCACCACGGCCTTCCACGAGTTCGGGCACGCCCTGAACGGCCTGCTCTCCAACTGCAAGTACGCCTCCCTGGCCGGGGCGAACACCTCGCGCGACTTCGTGGAGCTGCCCAGCCAGTTCAACGAGAACTGGGCCACCCACCCGCGCGTGCTGGCCAACTACGCCCGCCACATCGACACCGGCGAGGTGCTGCCGGCCGAGCTGGTGGAGCGCCTGACGGCGATGGCCCAGTTCGGGCAGGGCTACGCCACCTCGGAGTACCTGGCGGCCTCGCTGCTGGACCAGGGGTGGCACCAGCTGGAGATGGACCAGCTGCCGGTCGACGCCGAGGGCGTGCTGGCCAAGGAGGACGAGCTGCTGCGCCAGGCCGGGTTCGACCCGAGCGAGGTGGTGGCGCGCTACCGCACCACCTACTTCCCGCACACCTTTGCCGGTGGCTACGACGCGCGCTATTGGGCCTACATTTGGGCCGAGGTGCTGGCGACGGACGCCGTGGCGTGGTTCCGCTCCGAGGGGGAGATCGACGGCGACGGCGGCCTGAACCGGGAGGCCGGGCGCCGCTTCGCGGCCGAGGTGCTCAGCCGGGGCAACACCAGGCCCACCCAGGAGTCCTACCGGGCCTTCGCCGGGCGGGACGCGGAGGTCAAGCACCTGCTGGCCAAGCGCGGCCTGGCCTGA
- a CDS encoding FtsX-like permease family protein: MTASKLLTLRNARKHRGLFSAVFLLSLIAGLLSNVAVVMLTQHSTFLTDFAAKLDTAQAVAIVPATPAATQMEERLRADERVEELTVRPGVGIMGQIPFADDTMPANFFFYDVDAAPKMNRWQMSSQSPDQHDSPIWVPATLEAAGRYKLGDELTLTSALGERKFHVQGFLESPYGGMPSMGLLWFGLPHDDFTALQKEADDFVSAAGGIAAVEAAAGASFGWVPSRLLEVRSGNVEDGRAAVQAALEASNLEDESWEMDLNIVVQGNSISVGLVSVTILVFAIMIAAVAVLVLAFMLRAAMRDDLPTVGALRALGFTSAQVMRPLVLPLTVLAALSAALGAGASYAVFPFLGKLLRSQTGLYWQAEFSPTALAAVMAALGVLIWASGALAARRAAKLTAVMALRGGQRDHSTSRNLLPLRRTRGSLPALLGIKELLAAPGHALLILIVSAACSLGSVYALSGTGLLIDKERALPLLTGGIMPQVTVIDSDPRRAEYALETARALEGVQAAFYFNQGRLSTDEIGLFALIADEFDKLPLNPLYEGRYPRHANEIVVGSNIASRFGLEVGSTWELKRKGTTATYLVTGLASSALNAGEFALMTREGYRSMVPDANLFNVGVYARPGVDAAELTTRVNAAFDNEALVVNSQRALQVQVSGFQSMVPLLTYSLMVFAVVVVVLVIGLFTFSLVSRSLPSSGLLKALGFTSRQAARRVRWTVLPPVLLGVIGGGALGAALIGPLLTLTLSGAGIKKVAVSIPVWPSYLVTAFTLATALVVVYAATRPISRVSARTLLVD, encoded by the coding sequence GTGACCGCCTCGAAACTGCTCACGCTGCGCAACGCACGCAAGCACCGTGGGCTCTTCTCCGCCGTTTTCCTGCTCTCCCTCATCGCCGGGCTGCTCAGCAACGTCGCCGTGGTCATGCTCACCCAGCACTCCACCTTCCTGACGGACTTCGCCGCCAAGCTGGACACCGCCCAGGCCGTAGCGATCGTTCCCGCCACGCCCGCCGCCACCCAGATGGAGGAACGCCTGCGCGCCGACGAGCGCGTGGAAGAGCTGACCGTGCGCCCGGGCGTGGGAATCATGGGCCAGATCCCATTCGCTGACGACACCATGCCCGCCAACTTCTTTTTCTACGACGTCGACGCCGCCCCAAAGATGAACCGCTGGCAGATGTCCTCTCAATCCCCGGACCAGCACGACTCCCCCATTTGGGTGCCCGCCACCCTCGAAGCCGCCGGCCGCTACAAACTGGGCGACGAGCTCACGCTCACCTCTGCACTTGGCGAGCGCAAATTCCACGTACAGGGATTCCTGGAATCGCCCTACGGGGGAATGCCTAGCATGGGGCTGCTCTGGTTCGGCCTGCCGCACGACGACTTCACCGCCCTGCAGAAGGAGGCCGACGATTTCGTGTCCGCCGCCGGCGGCATCGCCGCCGTGGAAGCCGCCGCCGGCGCCAGCTTCGGTTGGGTGCCCTCCAGGCTCCTGGAGGTGCGCAGCGGCAACGTCGAAGACGGGCGCGCCGCCGTGCAGGCGGCCCTAGAGGCGTCCAACCTCGAGGACGAGTCCTGGGAGATGGACCTCAACATCGTCGTGCAGGGCAACAGCATCTCCGTGGGGCTCGTCTCCGTCACCATCCTGGTCTTTGCCATCATGATCGCGGCCGTTGCCGTGCTGGTGCTCGCCTTCATGCTGCGCGCCGCGATGCGCGACGACCTGCCCACCGTGGGGGCCCTGCGGGCCCTCGGCTTCACCAGCGCCCAGGTGATGCGCCCGCTGGTGCTGCCGCTGACGGTGCTGGCCGCCCTCAGCGCCGCCCTCGGGGCCGGGGCCAGCTACGCCGTCTTCCCGTTCCTGGGCAAGCTGCTGCGCAGCCAGACCGGCCTGTACTGGCAGGCGGAGTTCTCCCCCACCGCCCTGGCCGCCGTCATGGCAGCGCTCGGTGTACTCATCTGGGCAAGCGGTGCCCTGGCCGCGCGCCGCGCCGCCAAGCTCACCGCCGTGATGGCCCTGCGCGGCGGGCAACGCGATCACTCCACCTCCCGCAACCTGCTGCCGCTGCGCCGCACGCGCGGCTCGCTGCCGGCCCTGCTTGGCATCAAGGAGCTCCTGGCCGCCCCGGGGCACGCCCTGCTCATCCTGATCGTGTCCGCCGCCTGCTCTCTCGGTTCCGTCTACGCCCTGTCAGGCACCGGACTCCTGATCGATAAGGAACGCGCTCTACCGCTCTTGACCGGCGGCATCATGCCGCAGGTAACCGTCATAGACAGCGACCCGCGCCGGGCCGAATACGCCTTGGAAACCGCCCGGGCTCTGGAGGGTGTGCAGGCGGCCTTCTACTTCAACCAGGGCAGGCTGAGCACCGACGAGATCGGCCTGTTCGCGCTCATCGCCGACGAGTTCGACAAGCTGCCCCTCAACCCGCTGTACGAGGGCCGCTACCCGCGCCACGCCAACGAGATCGTGGTGGGTTCCAACATCGCCAGCCGCTTCGGACTGGAGGTAGGGTCCACCTGGGAGCTAAAGCGCAAGGGCACCACCGCCACCTACCTCGTCACCGGCCTGGCCAGCAGCGCGTTGAACGCAGGCGAATTTGCCCTCATGACGCGAGAGGGCTACCGCAGCATGGTGCCGGACGCCAATCTCTTTAACGTCGGAGTATATGCCAGGCCCGGCGTGGACGCAGCGGAGCTGACCACTCGGGTCAACGCGGCATTCGACAACGAGGCCCTAGTGGTCAACTCCCAACGTGCTCTCCAAGTGCAGGTATCGGGGTTCCAAAGCATGGTGCCGCTGCTGACCTACTCCCTGATGGTGTTCGCAGTGGTGGTCGTGGTCCTGGTGATCGGGCTATTCACCTTCTCGCTGGTCTCGCGCTCCCTGCCCAGCTCCGGCCTGCTCAAGGCCCTCGGCTTCACCTCCAGGCAGGCGGCCAGGCGGGTGCGCTGGACCGTGCTGCCGCCCGTGTTGCTGGGCGTGATCGGGGGTGGTGCGCTCGGGGCGGCCCTCATCGGCCCGCTGCTCACTCTCACCCTGTCCGGGGCGGGGATTAAGAAGGTGGCCGTATCCATCCCGGTCTGGCCCAGCTACCTGGTCACCGCCTTCACGTTGGCCACCGCGCTCGTGGTGGTCTACGCCGCCACGCGCCCGATCTCCCGGGTCTCCGCGCGCACCCTGCTGGTCGACTAG